The following are from one region of the Sandaracinus amylolyticus genome:
- a CDS encoding multidrug effflux MFS transporter: MSAPSSDPPERGALGLVLLLGGLTAIGPLSIDAYLPALPEIARDLHASAAATQLTLSTFFLGLASAQLVWGPLADRLGRRRPLAIGLVLFVIGAVACALAPTIELLAAARFVQAVGGSAGMVVTRAVVRDRWSGRDAARIMSLLVLVMGAAPVLAPSLGSALLAVAGWRAIFVALAVFGVLALVATQIGLRDVQAPRAPEPIAHAAKQVLRDRVFVTAALGGGFAQAGLFAYIAGSSFVFIEHHGMAPATYAWIFGANAAGYVLSAQVNRRALMRAEPGEIARAAIVVTLVIGVVLRLTAIDGTALVHASLIWIYVATLGLTNPNATAVALEHQHARAGLASALLGTMQLAIAAASSAAVGLLSDGTPRAMTTVMLACAAVSLVFLFRAHALARVTPAA; this comes from the coding sequence ATGAGCGCTCCGAGCTCCGATCCTCCCGAGCGTGGAGCGCTCGGCCTCGTGCTCCTGCTCGGCGGGCTCACCGCGATCGGTCCGCTCTCGATCGACGCGTATCTCCCGGCGCTCCCCGAGATCGCGCGCGACCTCCACGCCTCCGCGGCCGCGACGCAGCTCACGCTCTCGACGTTCTTCCTCGGCCTCGCGAGCGCGCAGCTCGTGTGGGGACCGCTCGCCGATCGGCTGGGGCGCCGCCGCCCGCTCGCGATCGGCCTCGTCCTCTTCGTGATCGGTGCGGTGGCGTGCGCGCTCGCGCCGACGATCGAGCTGCTCGCGGCCGCGCGCTTCGTGCAGGCGGTCGGCGGATCCGCGGGCATGGTCGTGACGCGCGCGGTCGTGCGCGATCGTTGGTCGGGGCGCGACGCGGCGCGGATCATGTCGCTGCTCGTCCTGGTGATGGGCGCCGCGCCCGTGCTCGCGCCGTCGCTCGGCAGCGCGCTCCTCGCGGTCGCGGGATGGCGCGCCATCTTCGTCGCGCTCGCGGTCTTCGGAGTGCTCGCCCTCGTCGCGACGCAGATCGGTCTGCGAGACGTCCAAGCTCCCCGCGCGCCCGAGCCGATCGCTCACGCTGCGAAGCAGGTGCTGCGCGATCGTGTGTTCGTCACCGCGGCGCTCGGCGGCGGCTTCGCGCAGGCCGGGTTGTTCGCGTACATCGCCGGCTCGTCGTTCGTGTTCATCGAGCACCACGGCATGGCGCCCGCGACCTACGCGTGGATCTTCGGCGCGAACGCCGCCGGGTACGTGCTCAGCGCGCAGGTCAATCGTCGCGCGCTGATGCGTGCCGAGCCGGGCGAGATCGCACGCGCCGCGATCGTCGTGACGCTCGTGATCGGCGTCGTGCTGCGGCTGACCGCGATCGACGGGACCGCGCTCGTGCACGCGTCGTTGATCTGGATCTACGTCGCGACGCTCGGGCTCACGAACCCGAACGCGACGGCGGTCGCGCTCGAGCACCAGCATGCACGCGCCGGTCTCGCATCGGCGCTCCTCGGCACCATGCAGCTCGCGATTGCCGCGGCCTCGTCGGCGGCAGTGGGACTGCTCTCCGATGGAACGCCGCGCGCGATGACGACGGTGATGCTCGCGTGCGCCGCGGTGTCGCTCGTCTTCCTCTTCCGCGCGCACGCGCTGGCGCGCGTCACGCCGGCCGCGTGA
- a CDS encoding pyridoxal-phosphate dependent enzyme, translated as MSERYAADLAAVREAAERIRPWAIRTPVMTSSTMDARAGRTLFFKCETFQRVGAFKFRGACNAVMKLDDASAARGVATHSSGNHAQALALAAKLRGIPAHVVMPTSAPAIKKEAVLGYGANVIPCAPTLAAREETAARVVAETGATLIPPYDHPDVIAGQGTIALELLEEIPDLDAIVVPIGGGGMISGIALAARELAPRVKVIAAEPAGADDAARSKAGGVLVPQTGPKTIADGLLTSLGSLTWPVVRDVVDRVITVDEDAIVRAMRLVFERMKLVIEPSAAVGVAVALSDAMREVEGAQRVGVVLCGGNVDLDRLPWITRPA; from the coding sequence ATGAGCGAGCGATACGCAGCCGATCTCGCGGCAGTGCGCGAGGCAGCAGAGCGCATCAGGCCCTGGGCGATCCGCACGCCGGTGATGACGTCGAGCACGATGGACGCGCGCGCCGGGCGGACGCTCTTCTTCAAGTGCGAGACGTTCCAGCGCGTCGGCGCGTTCAAGTTCCGCGGCGCGTGCAACGCGGTGATGAAGCTCGACGACGCGAGCGCGGCGCGCGGCGTCGCGACCCACTCGAGCGGCAACCACGCGCAGGCGCTCGCGCTCGCCGCGAAGCTGCGCGGCATCCCTGCGCACGTCGTGATGCCGACCAGCGCGCCCGCGATCAAGAAAGAAGCGGTCCTCGGCTACGGCGCGAACGTCATCCCGTGCGCGCCCACCCTCGCCGCGCGCGAGGAGACGGCGGCGCGCGTGGTCGCGGAGACCGGCGCGACGCTGATCCCGCCCTACGATCATCCCGACGTGATCGCGGGCCAGGGCACGATCGCGCTCGAGCTGCTCGAGGAGATCCCCGATCTCGACGCGATCGTCGTTCCGATCGGCGGAGGCGGGATGATCAGCGGCATCGCGCTCGCGGCGCGCGAGCTCGCACCGCGCGTGAAGGTGATCGCCGCCGAGCCCGCGGGCGCCGACGACGCAGCGCGCAGCAAGGCGGGAGGCGTGCTCGTGCCTCAGACCGGGCCGAAGACGATCGCCGATGGGCTCCTGACGTCGCTGGGATCGCTGACGTGGCCGGTCGTGCGCGACGTCGTCGATCGCGTGATCACGGTCGACGAGGACGCGATCGTGCGCGCGATGCGGCTCGTGTTCGAGCGCATGAAGCTCGTCATCGAGCCGAGCGCCGCGGTCGGGGTCGCGGTCGCGCTGAGCGACGCGATGCGTGAGGTCGAAGGCGCGCAGCGCGTCGGCGTGGTGCTCTGCGGCGGGAACGTCGATCTCGATCGACTGCCGTGGATCACGCGGCCGGCGTGA
- a CDS encoding ferric reductase-like transmembrane domain-containing protein: protein MSELDVLRASGWAVALLLVATLSMTPLARVLPRARSVRRPLGIASAFVACAHATVATRTYLDWQGLPSEVAGVAWLRSGALALALLLPLLITSFPIATRALRIRAWKPLHRLVYAAAALAVHHVLLAPFAPRWWGIALGAAFAGLAISRVTPHRRSGEVPVADAGRSVEP, encoded by the coding sequence GTGAGCGAGCTCGACGTGCTCCGGGCGAGCGGGTGGGCGGTCGCGCTGCTGCTCGTCGCGACCCTCTCGATGACGCCGCTCGCGCGCGTCCTGCCCCGGGCGCGCTCCGTGCGCCGGCCGCTCGGCATCGCGAGCGCGTTCGTCGCGTGCGCGCACGCCACGGTCGCGACACGTACGTACCTCGACTGGCAGGGACTTCCGTCCGAGGTCGCCGGCGTCGCGTGGCTCCGATCGGGTGCGCTGGCGCTCGCGCTGCTGCTGCCGCTGCTGATCACGTCGTTCCCGATCGCGACGCGGGCGCTGCGAATCCGCGCGTGGAAGCCGCTGCACCGGCTCGTCTACGCGGCCGCCGCGCTCGCGGTGCACCACGTGCTGCTGGCGCCGTTCGCGCCGCGGTGGTGGGGAATCGCGCTCGGCGCGGCATTCGCAGGGCTGGCGATTTCGCGGGTGACGCCCCATCGTCGCTCGGGCGAGGTCCCCGTCGCCGATGCGGGCCGCTCGGTCGAGCCGTGA
- a CDS encoding RNB domain-containing ribonuclease — MLPRPLSRNRFVAMVAPDGRAVRALVEDEPLPLPTPATPGAIVLARRDADAAHVLRELAAPGTALAELHAIAARFGVDIAFPDEVMSEVERTVADPRLDAPELTDLEALPFVTIDSAHAKDLDQAIHVAPRPDGGWIVRYAIADAGSYVPRGSALFAEALRRGASYYLPGLSIPMLPRPLSEGIVSLNPDGPRRALVFEMHLDAQGHSLDTHLVRARIRSRAKLSFESVQQLFDAPDRSELKGTEMEPSLRAMAEVGEARLREAAERDVVRYRRRDVDVALSSAAGERFVVLEGVRADVELWNEQISLLCNAEGARLLAETDAPFVQPIYRIHPPPDPERVESLREAIVRIVDAHRLGDEWKWDEGRASLAVYVASLPEHGTHARVARAIQRQAILTNVRSRYATEPATHYGAGFEPYARFSAPMREVVGVYLHAEALQMLEGRGVDGEDAEALRERVVDAANRSKDVQRAITDLVNRRVIDRLFEADLTHPRASRRVWRGTVMGVAGSKLHVQLDDPGIDVKVYLYDLAQGWGGVWLEPDEHGVVLREQKTKRVRAIVGDAITIRVVKRDESRDRWVLEALAIGPEAER, encoded by the coding sequence GTGCTTCCGCGCCCCCTGTCCCGCAATCGCTTCGTCGCGATGGTCGCCCCCGACGGCCGAGCCGTCCGCGCCCTCGTCGAGGACGAGCCCCTCCCCCTCCCGACCCCCGCCACCCCCGGCGCGATCGTCCTCGCCCGCCGCGACGCCGACGCCGCCCACGTCCTCCGCGAGCTCGCCGCGCCCGGCACCGCCCTCGCCGAGCTCCACGCCATCGCCGCGCGCTTCGGCGTCGACATCGCCTTCCCCGACGAGGTCATGTCCGAGGTCGAGCGCACCGTCGCCGACCCGCGCCTCGACGCGCCCGAGCTCACCGATCTCGAAGCGCTCCCCTTCGTCACCATCGACTCCGCCCACGCGAAGGATCTCGACCAAGCGATCCACGTCGCCCCCCGCCCCGACGGCGGCTGGATCGTCCGCTACGCCATCGCCGACGCCGGCTCCTACGTCCCGCGCGGCAGCGCGCTCTTCGCCGAAGCCCTCCGCCGCGGCGCCAGCTACTACCTGCCCGGCCTCTCGATCCCGATGCTCCCTCGCCCGCTCTCCGAGGGCATCGTCTCGCTCAACCCCGACGGCCCGCGCCGCGCGCTCGTCTTCGAGATGCACCTCGACGCGCAGGGCCACTCGCTCGACACCCACCTCGTCCGCGCGCGCATCCGCAGCCGCGCGAAGCTGAGCTTCGAGTCGGTCCAGCAGCTCTTCGACGCGCCCGATCGCAGCGAGCTCAAGGGCACCGAGATGGAGCCCTCGCTCCGCGCGATGGCCGAGGTCGGGGAGGCGCGCCTGCGCGAGGCCGCCGAGCGCGACGTCGTGCGCTACCGCCGCCGCGACGTCGACGTCGCCCTCTCGAGCGCCGCGGGCGAGCGCTTCGTCGTGCTCGAAGGCGTGCGTGCCGATGTCGAGCTCTGGAACGAGCAGATCTCGCTCCTCTGCAACGCCGAGGGCGCGCGCCTCCTCGCCGAGACCGACGCCCCGTTCGTGCAGCCGATCTATCGCATCCATCCGCCTCCCGATCCCGAGCGCGTCGAGAGCCTGCGCGAGGCGATCGTGCGCATCGTCGACGCGCATCGCCTCGGCGACGAGTGGAAGTGGGACGAAGGCCGCGCGAGCCTCGCGGTCTACGTCGCGTCGCTCCCCGAGCACGGCACGCACGCGCGTGTCGCGCGCGCCATCCAGCGCCAGGCGATCCTCACCAACGTGCGCTCCCGCTACGCGACCGAGCCCGCCACGCACTACGGCGCCGGCTTCGAGCCCTACGCGCGCTTCTCGGCGCCGATGCGCGAGGTCGTCGGTGTGTACCTCCACGCCGAAGCACTGCAGATGCTCGAAGGTCGCGGCGTCGACGGCGAGGACGCGGAGGCGCTCCGCGAGCGTGTGGTCGACGCCGCGAACCGCAGCAAGGACGTGCAGCGCGCGATCACCGATCTCGTGAATCGCCGGGTGATCGATCGACTCTTCGAGGCCGATCTCACGCACCCGCGCGCATCGCGGCGCGTGTGGCGCGGCACCGTGATGGGCGTCGCAGGCAGCAAGCTGCACGTGCAGCTCGACGACCCCGGCATCGACGTGAAGGTCTATCTCTACGATCTCGCGCAGGGCTGGGGCGGCGTGTGGCTCGAGCCCGACGAGCACGGCGTCGTGCTCCGCGAGCAGAAGACCAAGCGCGTGCGCGCGATCGTCGGCGACGCGATCACGATCCGCGTCGTGAAGCGAGACGAGAGTCGCGATCGCTGGGTGCTCGAGGCGCTCGCGATCGGCCCGGAGGCGGAGCGATGA
- a CDS encoding 1-acyl-sn-glycerol-3-phosphate acyltransferase: protein MTERCVAKWAHRGDMLAATRFGMRRYDVDSIDNRDRKAIERTLKVLEPVLERFFSPVIRGLDRVPSGPGLYVANHNGGVLFPDTYVLGAALYRHGGLEDLPYALAHDMAVRTPIANQILVPLGGVRASPANAHKLFEAGRKVLVYPGGDVEALRPFKDRDKIVFGERRGYLRLAIEEGVPLIPVVTAGAHAGLMVLDDGGRIARWLGIDRLLRVKVCPVVLSVPWGLTIGFPPPYVPVPTRMFMEVLEPIELDRAGPEAANDREYVERCHRRVVGTMQASLTRLARERAVDKRARQLSTLDRVVDWVGLSPEQRDAIEELAVRAHVMPGREVERLAWTTVPPVDEREREVELDELESGEHVIGVGAESAVARV from the coding sequence GTGACTGAACGGTGCGTTGCCAAGTGGGCACACAGAGGCGATATGCTTGCGGCAACAAGGTTCGGCATGCGCCGGTACGACGTCGACTCCATCGACAACCGCGATCGCAAGGCGATCGAGCGGACGCTCAAGGTCCTCGAGCCGGTCCTCGAGCGCTTCTTCTCGCCGGTGATCCGCGGTCTGGACCGAGTGCCCTCGGGGCCGGGTCTGTACGTCGCGAACCACAACGGCGGCGTGCTCTTCCCGGACACGTACGTGCTCGGAGCGGCGCTCTATCGGCACGGCGGGCTCGAGGACCTGCCCTACGCGCTGGCGCACGACATGGCGGTGCGGACGCCGATCGCGAACCAGATCCTGGTGCCGCTCGGCGGTGTGCGAGCGAGCCCCGCGAACGCACACAAGCTGTTCGAGGCGGGCCGCAAGGTGCTCGTCTATCCGGGCGGCGACGTCGAGGCGCTCCGGCCGTTCAAGGATCGCGACAAGATCGTGTTCGGCGAGCGTCGCGGGTATCTGCGGCTCGCGATCGAAGAAGGTGTGCCGCTGATCCCGGTGGTCACCGCGGGCGCGCACGCGGGGCTGATGGTGCTCGACGACGGCGGGCGCATCGCGCGGTGGCTGGGCATCGATCGGCTGCTGCGCGTGAAGGTGTGCCCGGTGGTGCTCTCGGTGCCGTGGGGGCTGACGATCGGGTTCCCGCCGCCGTACGTGCCGGTGCCGACGCGGATGTTCATGGAGGTGCTCGAGCCGATCGAGCTGGATCGGGCGGGGCCCGAGGCGGCGAACGATCGGGAGTACGTCGAGCGGTGCCATCGACGCGTGGTGGGCACGATGCAGGCGTCGTTGACGCGCCTCGCGCGAGAGCGCGCGGTGGACAAGCGGGCGCGGCAGCTGTCGACGCTGGACCGGGTGGTGGACTGGGTGGGGCTCTCGCCCGAGCAGCGTGATGCGATCGAGGAGCTCGCGGTGCGGGCGCACGTGATGCCGGGGCGCGAAGTGGAGCGGCTGGCGTGGACGACCGTGCCCCCGGTGGACGAGCGGGAGCGGGAAGTGGAGCTCGACGAGCTGGAGAGCGGCGAGCACGTGATCGGGGTGGGGGCCGAGTCGGCGGTGGCTCGGGTCTGA